In Acholeplasma equirhinis, the following proteins share a genomic window:
- a CDS encoding EAL domain-containing protein encodes MYSETKKHVRRLAIIFGVLLLSFYVFYMFLLDTTFRREANEMAHYNHQLKSDTFEHLLETLYEAYQEDQLAWDTKSYTTELNQTIPFNKYTISKLSTLFSDETDDQVVLAIKKANQNEVAYKLMSQVLLDQGLTINQSDYIVASTGYILYALDSNLLGLNFFTSQLYPLDHYSELDSLIGKNESAYFDYVTFDDRFILSFDKIEGQLLFISIQHQADYLAPYRPLIWSYFALCSISLIAFLVFSLVGLKFRYDDERLYEKHKDELPQNVLILDVGGLGQIRMANPKFYELTGMKQVKMIEDVTKDKVLIREQLKSQKSFFLGLETKEGLKDYRFVVVKKKRGYLLIGENVENVTSFEGKYRNLALFNQLTHLPNEMNLKEILDEIDRKKKYSIIYFAVEDIDNIQNTIGREYSKQFIQKLKDLFLSVVIKDDMTLFHVHDQRFAILYQNILNYDSVDSWVQVTIDKINNSVLLQDLPFKVALKAGIIHNVGKVISMESSHILEIMEITIERVLRSTVYHQVTYNEKFLEYVSKNQQMEMDLQLGIANDEFEMFMQPQYDIEINKTVGFELLLRWNNPKYLKDSPASYIKIAEKSNMIIELGRLITEKVFAIAESFNKTDLEFSFNISPRQLVQPGFIQELIDLTNKYKVDPNKIAIELTETILVVSFELIIEKFKALKQIGFKIHLDDFGTGYSSLSYLKTLPVDVIKIDKKFIDEVETSFTSRQILKTLTSLGKNLKLGVIFEGVETDKQVEIIRKEGGTIIQGFVVARPMPVKDARDFLKKKKVEFES; translated from the coding sequence ATGTATAGTGAAACAAAGAAACATGTGAGAAGACTAGCAATTATTTTTGGAGTGTTATTACTCTCTTTTTATGTTTTTTATATGTTCTTATTAGATACAACTTTTAGACGTGAAGCGAATGAAATGGCTCACTATAACCATCAGTTAAAATCAGATACATTTGAACACTTACTAGAAACTTTATATGAAGCATACCAAGAAGATCAGCTTGCTTGGGATACGAAGTCGTACACAACTGAACTTAATCAAACAATTCCATTTAATAAATATACAATTTCAAAACTTTCAACTTTATTCTCAGATGAAACAGATGACCAAGTCGTATTAGCAATTAAAAAGGCTAATCAAAATGAGGTTGCATATAAACTGATGTCACAAGTGCTTTTAGATCAAGGCCTTACGATTAATCAAAGTGATTATATTGTTGCATCAACTGGATATATCTTATATGCACTAGATTCAAATCTTTTAGGTTTAAATTTCTTTACCTCACAACTATATCCACTCGATCACTATTCAGAACTGGATAGTTTAATTGGTAAAAATGAGTCAGCGTACTTTGACTATGTAACATTCGATGATCGCTTTATCTTATCGTTTGATAAAATTGAAGGTCAACTTTTATTTATTTCAATCCAACATCAAGCAGATTACCTAGCACCATATCGTCCATTAATTTGGAGTTATTTTGCATTATGTTCCATTTCATTGATTGCCTTTTTAGTCTTTTCACTTGTTGGTCTTAAGTTTAGATATGATGACGAAAGATTATATGAGAAGCATAAAGATGAACTACCTCAAAATGTCTTAATTTTAGATGTTGGTGGACTTGGTCAAATTCGTATGGCAAATCCTAAGTTCTATGAATTAACCGGAATGAAACAAGTTAAGATGATAGAAGATGTGACTAAAGATAAGGTTTTAATACGTGAACAACTTAAATCTCAAAAATCATTCTTCTTAGGTCTTGAAACAAAAGAAGGTTTAAAAGATTATCGATTTGTAGTTGTTAAGAAGAAACGCGGGTATTTACTGATTGGTGAGAACGTAGAAAATGTTACATCATTTGAAGGTAAATACAGAAATCTTGCTCTATTCAATCAATTAACACATTTACCAAATGAAATGAATCTAAAAGAAATTTTAGATGAAATTGATCGTAAGAAAAAATATTCAATTATTTACTTTGCAGTAGAAGATATTGATAATATTCAAAATACGATTGGTCGAGAATATAGTAAACAATTCATTCAAAAATTAAAGGATTTATTCTTATCTGTAGTTATTAAAGATGATATGACACTATTCCATGTTCATGATCAACGCTTTGCAATACTGTATCAAAATATCTTGAACTATGATTCAGTTGACTCTTGGGTTCAAGTGACAATCGATAAAATAAATAATTCAGTTTTACTTCAAGATTTACCATTTAAAGTTGCCCTAAAAGCGGGTATCATTCACAATGTTGGTAAAGTTATTTCAATGGAATCTAGTCATATTTTAGAAATCATGGAAATCACCATTGAACGTGTACTCCGTTCAACGGTTTACCATCAAGTAACTTATAATGAAAAATTCTTAGAGTATGTATCCAAGAACCAACAAATGGAAATGGATTTACAATTAGGGATTGCAAATGATGAATTTGAAATGTTCATGCAACCGCAATACGATATTGAAATTAATAAAACTGTTGGATTTGAGTTACTACTTCGTTGGAATAATCCTAAATACTTAAAAGATTCACCTGCAAGTTATATTAAGATTGCTGAAAAATCAAATATGATTATTGAATTAGGTAGACTCATCACTGAAAAAGTATTTGCTATTGCTGAAAGTTTTAATAAAACAGATTTAGAATTCTCATTTAATATTTCACCAAGACAACTTGTACAACCTGGATTTATTCAAGAACTTATTGATTTAACGAATAAATACAAGGTTGATCCAAACAAGATTGCAATTGAATTAACTGAAACAATCCTAGTTGTTTCATTTGAACTCATTATTGAAAAGTTTAAAGCATTAAAACAAATCGGGTTTAAGATTCATTTAGATGACTTTGGTACCGGTTATTCATCGCTTTCATATTTAAAGACTTTACCAGTTGATGTGATTAAGATTGATAAGAAGTTTATTGATGAGGTAGAAACATCCTTTACATCACGTCAAATCTTAAAAACTTTAACAAGTTTAGGTAAAAACTTAAAACTTGGTGTTATATTTGAAGGTGTAGAAACAGATAAACAAGTTGAAATTATTAGAAAAGAAGGTGGCACAATCATCCAAGGGTTCGTGGTTGCAAGACCAATGCCTGTTAAAGATGCTCGTGACTTCTTAAAGAAAAAGAAAGTTGAGTTTGAAAGCTAA
- a CDS encoding signal peptidase I translates to MAKSNNKLNKTLSIIGNSIFYLLLLVLLLFSITNISVQSQKDIPNLFGKGFVSILSSSMDGTEPDSFPKGSLAFIDVLDEKGKASVNPGDIVVFFDPTLKIHIIHRVVHVSGDIITTQGDVNAELYGGFKGDNYNPDMQLESFNRSEIIGRYTGSIAGLGDTIQSLRSSDGFLLWIVLPLLILFAFEIVVLVRTILKHNKAKLEQKHEQEKELLKQQLLEELKKQQAEANQK, encoded by the coding sequence ATGGCAAAATCAAATAACAAACTCAATAAAACATTAAGCATTATCGGGAATTCAATATTTTATTTACTCTTACTCGTTTTGCTCCTTTTCTCAATAACTAATATTAGCGTACAGTCTCAAAAAGATATACCTAATTTATTTGGAAAAGGATTCGTTTCAATTCTATCCAGTTCGATGGATGGGACTGAACCCGATTCATTCCCTAAAGGTTCACTTGCATTTATCGATGTCTTAGATGAAAAAGGTAAAGCATCAGTCAACCCGGGTGACATTGTTGTATTCTTTGACCCAACACTTAAAATTCATATTATCCACCGTGTTGTTCATGTAAGTGGTGACATCATTACAACACAAGGTGATGTGAATGCTGAACTTTACGGCGGATTTAAAGGTGATAATTATAATCCTGACATGCAATTGGAAAGTTTTAATCGTAGTGAAATCATTGGACGATATACAGGATCAATTGCGGGATTAGGCGATACAATCCAATCATTAAGATCATCAGATGGATTCTTACTGTGGATTGTCTTACCACTCTTAATCCTATTCGCTTTCGAAATCGTTGTACTAGTTAGAACAATTCTAAAACATAACAAAGCTAAACTTGAACAAAAGCATGAACAAGAAAAAGAATTATTAAAACAACAATTATTAGAAGAATTAAAAAAGCAACAAGCTGAAGCAAATCAAAAATAA
- a CDS encoding bifunctional diguanylate cyclase/phosphodiesterase yields MEIFLTILVTLILIGLIIGLYFVLKHELRKYRDEKLLVSDEVVPLSTLTNLVDRMIKRNTKKAKPFTLMLIDLDQYQDIVDAFNEEEERLIMQYVSNHIKTALPEESVISQGVKPDQFYIFIPDSFDHSNILNLAKHIKRESQRKVSILDGVEIKKTVSIGIATFPLHGNTKDLLFQALDIAMYIVKKNGGNGIKYYSEELSQGKEYLDLYHEIREAIEKEEFIYFYQPIVSTSDTKDIYGVEALLRWQHPKRGLLAPQSFIGLAEQSGELDAIGIWGVEQALLLLTDLSQLYHMHNLVVNINVSPRQILNEETFTIFQRLILKHRAKPEMVAIEIPDFSTYKNNETFMRNLIKIKTLGFQIAIDLSTTDYDVLDLVERFKIDMIKLNRDFFKLEENYNKRKYIQMLIDFVKAKELKLVAEGVETEAQLQELYTKGVGYAQGYFIAKPLDQTQLSAFLTQK; encoded by the coding sequence ATGGAAATATTCTTAACGATATTAGTCACTTTAATCTTAATCGGACTCATCATTGGATTATACTTTGTTTTAAAACATGAATTACGTAAATATCGCGATGAAAAATTGTTAGTCTCTGATGAGGTTGTACCTTTATCAACATTAACAAATCTTGTTGATCGTATGATTAAACGTAATACAAAAAAAGCAAAGCCTTTTACTTTAATGTTAATTGACTTAGATCAGTATCAAGATATTGTAGATGCTTTTAATGAAGAAGAAGAGCGTCTTATTATGCAATATGTTTCAAATCATATTAAAACTGCATTACCTGAAGAATCCGTTATTTCTCAAGGTGTTAAACCTGATCAATTCTATATATTTATTCCAGATAGTTTTGATCATTCGAATATATTAAATTTAGCAAAACATATTAAAAGAGAATCTCAACGTAAGGTGAGTATTTTAGATGGTGTTGAAATTAAAAAGACTGTTTCTATTGGGATTGCAACATTCCCACTGCATGGTAATACGAAAGACTTATTATTCCAAGCATTAGATATTGCGATGTACATCGTTAAGAAAAACGGTGGAAATGGTATTAAGTATTACAGTGAAGAACTTTCACAAGGTAAAGAATATCTCGATTTATATCATGAAATCAGAGAAGCGATTGAGAAAGAAGAATTTATTTATTTCTACCAACCAATCGTTTCAACATCAGATACAAAAGATATTTATGGTGTTGAAGCATTACTGCGTTGGCAACATCCAAAAAGAGGCTTACTTGCACCACAATCATTCATTGGGCTTGCTGAACAGTCAGGAGAACTGGATGCAATTGGTATTTGGGGTGTTGAACAAGCATTACTCTTATTAACAGACCTTTCACAGTTATATCATATGCATAATTTGGTTGTTAATATTAACGTATCACCGCGTCAGATTCTAAATGAAGAAACTTTTACAATCTTCCAAAGACTGATTCTAAAACATCGTGCAAAACCTGAGATGGTTGCAATTGAAATTCCAGATTTCTCTACATATAAAAATAATGAAACATTTATGAGAAACTTAATTAAGATCAAAACACTTGGTTTCCAAATTGCAATTGACCTATCAACAACAGATTATGATGTTTTAGATTTAGTTGAAAGATTTAAGATTGATATGATTAAGCTTAATCGTGATTTCTTTAAATTAGAAGAAAATTATAATAAACGTAAGTACATTCAAATGTTAATAGATTTTGTAAAGGCAAAAGAGTTAAAACTGGTTGCGGAAGGTGTCGAAACAGAGGCACAACTCCAAGAATTGTATACTAAAGGTGTGGGTTACGCACAAGGGTATTTCATTGCTAAACCTCTCGACCAAACTCAATTATCGGCTTTCTTAACACAAAAATAG
- a CDS encoding signal peptidase I, producing the protein MKKTINILSTILVTLILIFTILFIAISAMSFISRKPVAVFGYSYGVVETNSMYPMIVPGDFVLIQKQSFSEYNTGDVIAYTSVENVTIIHQIIAKVSYGVETKGINNSNSDLGKEGFITEDRILGKVVNYGGHEIGAILINNRVTLITISVIIIGTGFVIQLISLVKQMIDKQKVQNEIDIDALKKEIEKELEEQKETDKNID; encoded by the coding sequence ATGAAAAAGACCATAAACATCCTAAGTACCATCTTAGTGACATTGATCTTAATCTTCACCATACTATTTATCGCAATATCCGCAATGAGTTTTATATCAAGAAAACCTGTTGCAGTATTCGGATATAGTTATGGGGTCGTCGAAACTAATTCGATGTATCCAATGATTGTTCCAGGTGATTTTGTTTTAATTCAAAAACAATCATTTAGTGAGTATAACACTGGTGATGTGATTGCATATACTTCAGTTGAAAATGTAACAATCATCCACCAAATCATCGCGAAGGTTAGTTATGGTGTTGAAACAAAAGGTATTAACAATTCAAATTCAGATTTAGGAAAAGAAGGATTCATCACAGAAGATCGAATCTTAGGTAAAGTTGTTAACTATGGCGGTCATGAAATTGGTGCTATCTTAATTAATAACAGAGTCACTTTAATTACAATCAGTGTCATAATCATTGGAACTGGATTTGTTATTCAACTCATTAGTTTAGTTAAACAAATGATTGATAAACAAAAAGTTCAAAATGAAATTGATATAGATGCACTTAAAAAAGAAATTGAAAAAGAATTAGAAGAACAAAAAGAAACAGACAAAAACATAGATTAA
- a CDS encoding DUF2357 domain-containing protein, translating into MKQSYDLDLFYNMLISYLDELETDTDFPAYFYQGLYDGQNKLKSLTIHETKKFDDYWISAIEAYYPSIEKIARNYKSALKVEEEVVIIEKARKTNSRTVRHLAANSQFLKETENDKNQKELKPTKLLVQQADIEYGIYENRFVATLITRLSKFVSDRVKILKEDINTKKYHQVDNNVEIKLDNSVYKINIALEEIETIEEGDVQDQNRLILRHAEDLNKRITSLTNSVFMKTLKSYKPVKAPIVKTQIILKNVDYKNCYMLWQYLDQYNSLGYELIRDEKQKRFSEAYRKHLNQNSLFSFATLMFHDKFRESNAKLDMRRFKIKKAEAIKINPGDLVTDPKEYELEDTKINEYYLNKNKQIFKKIIDGYMETEDKYEIALKKALKDTIEITNSLYKSYFEVDADEDVFARLIQHTDPKEDLASADQKFKIAQLVREIKEQDLKQAIALEKKWYQAVLKYQKDFFKWVQEENADFLKKEADKVKKTHNLYLKLERKKMLEDLRLQVAKDNETLTALKNKYRDAYKKESARIAEQQRLKAERERERLRKQRDAAKAKLDKQKQREQTKQAAFVKKQKEKIRTSHQKAMEQLKKGK; encoded by the coding sequence TTGAAACAGAGTTACGATTTAGATTTATTCTATAACATGTTAATATCGTATCTTGATGAATTAGAGACCGACACAGATTTTCCTGCTTACTTTTATCAAGGACTTTATGATGGACAGAATAAACTAAAGAGTTTAACCATTCATGAGACTAAAAAGTTTGATGATTATTGGATCTCTGCGATTGAAGCGTATTACCCATCAATTGAAAAAATTGCTAGAAATTATAAATCAGCATTAAAAGTTGAAGAAGAAGTTGTGATCATTGAAAAAGCTAGAAAGACAAACTCAAGAACAGTTCGTCACTTAGCAGCAAATTCACAATTCTTAAAAGAAACAGAAAATGATAAAAATCAAAAGGAACTTAAGCCTACTAAACTCTTAGTTCAACAAGCAGATATTGAATATGGAATTTATGAAAATAGATTTGTTGCAACTTTGATTACTAGATTATCAAAATTCGTTTCAGACCGTGTCAAAATCTTAAAAGAAGATATTAACACTAAAAAGTATCACCAAGTCGATAATAATGTTGAAATTAAACTAGACAACTCAGTATACAAGATTAATATTGCACTTGAAGAAATTGAAACAATTGAAGAAGGGGATGTTCAAGATCAAAATAGACTCATCCTTCGACATGCAGAAGACTTAAACAAAAGAATCACAAGTTTGACAAATTCTGTCTTCATGAAGACTTTGAAAAGCTATAAACCGGTTAAAGCACCAATTGTTAAAACACAAATTATTTTAAAGAATGTTGACTACAAAAACTGTTATATGTTATGGCAATATCTTGACCAATATAATAGTTTAGGTTATGAACTGATAAGAGATGAGAAACAAAAAAGATTCTCTGAAGCATACCGCAAGCATTTAAATCAAAATTCATTATTCAGCTTTGCAACATTAATGTTCCATGACAAGTTTAGAGAAAGCAATGCTAAACTTGACATGAGACGATTTAAAATTAAAAAAGCTGAAGCGATTAAGATTAATCCAGGAGACTTAGTCACTGATCCAAAAGAATACGAACTCGAAGATACGAAGATAAATGAGTACTACTTAAACAAAAACAAGCAAATCTTCAAAAAAATCATCGATGGTTACATGGAAACAGAAGACAAGTATGAAATAGCGCTTAAAAAGGCTTTAAAAGACACGATTGAAATTACAAACAGTCTGTATAAATCATACTTTGAAGTTGATGCGGATGAGGATGTCTTCGCTAGACTCATCCAACATACGGACCCTAAAGAAGATTTAGCATCTGCTGACCAAAAGTTCAAGATTGCACAACTTGTACGTGAAATTAAAGAACAAGATTTAAAACAAGCAATTGCACTTGAAAAGAAATGGTATCAAGCAGTTCTAAAATATCAAAAAGATTTCTTCAAATGGGTACAAGAAGAAAATGCTGACTTCTTAAAGAAAGAAGCAGATAAGGTTAAAAAGACTCACAATCTATATCTAAAACTTGAACGTAAGAAGATGTTAGAAGACTTAAGACTTCAAGTTGCTAAAGATAATGAAACGTTAACAGCATTAAAGAATAAATATCGTGATGCATATAAGAAAGAATCAGCAAGAATTGCTGAACAACAAAGACTTAAAGCTGAACGTGAACGTGAGCGTCTAAGAAAACAAAGAGATGCTGCGAAAGCTAAACTTGATAAACAAAAACAACGTGAACAAACTAAACAAGCTGCGTTTGTTAAGAAACAAAAAGAGAAGATTCGTACTTCTCATCAAAAAGCAATGGAGCAATTAAAAAAAGGTAAATGA